A segment of the Lolium perenne isolate Kyuss_39 chromosome 3, Kyuss_2.0, whole genome shotgun sequence genome:
CCCTCGCTCGCAGCACTCCTCTCGCCTCTACAGAACAGTTGGACGGATCTCACGCAGAAGCTGACTTGCACAGCTCATTCTCGCCGTGGGCGAAGTGGCACCTGTCACCAAAAGTGCAGGGTGTTCCTTTGTTTCTTGTTTGGCTCGAGGGATCTCATTACCAACTTTTGAGCTTTAATTAGTGACTTTCCTGAATAATTTCAACCTGGACGAGACAAATGAGGTTTCCAGGTCTGTTATTGGGAGGTTCGAGCAGTTGGAAGCGTTACAAAGTGCCTGCTCTAGATACAATCCCAGTTAGTTGTTTTGTTCTCATTGGAAACTTTTCAGCACGTGCAATACTATTCTCAGCTTCTTTCTGTACCTGCTGCTTTACGAGAGAGGTTATTCACagtattggtttaatcttgccatGGCACCCCGGAATCCTCCAAGGAATATTTTACACGCATTTGCTTGGTACTATGATTTCAGGTGCAGTGGTTCAGCATTGCAAAAAAAATCGAGTTCACTGATTGTCTCCTGGCTTTGTGTTCTGGAAGCTACAAAGCAATGTTTTGCTTATACTGCCATTGGTATTCTCTTGTATCTGTTCCATGCGACCACTTGCATCACACGGATAGTTACTTGAGTGCTGCAATTTCAAGGGGATTTACTATGGTCAATTGCCAATTTCTCTGTTGTGTGATATGAGGTTATCTAGTGGCTTTTGTGTTGCAAAGTTATGCAATCCAAGAGGTATCTGACGGGTGCAGTTTATGTTCACACAAGAGAGTTCCTTCTTTGTAGCACTGGAGCACCATTTAACTTACTGTCTACAACATGGCCAGACTAATGAGCTTCACATGGATTATATGGATACTCACAGGGGACCAGATGACTGCTGTTACATGTCCTACTACCAGTATGAAGTGCCAGGACACTATCTGCATATGGTGTATTCAATATGATCAATCAACTTTGGCACTGGCATTTCGCTTGCTGGAGGTACTGTTCGATTGAGTTGAAGCAGCAGCTGCATGGTGGACTGTTTACATATACTGCTCTTGGTTATGGTACTCCAAACTTTAGCTGTAACATCTGTGAGGGACACATGGAGATATCTTACCCATTTGCTACCAACTACAGACTACGCTTCTGTTATCAGACTGGTTGCGGCTGAGTCAAGCAACCACTGAAAACATAGGAGCTCAGCACAATAAGCATAATGGAGAGGACATTGCAATAGTACTGGACCATGAGCAGAACACTACTGAGTTTGTGGTATTCAAGACCTCGCCTTGTCAGTACAAGGACTACAAGGGCTTGGTCTGTTGATTGTTTGTGAACCTCAAGGTGTGTCCTGGATAGCTATTATACTTGTGGTGACCTGTGTCGAGGTCTTGGATACACACTTACAATGGGATCCCGGCGGGTTCTTGGTGGCCCTGAGCCTGGCGCGCCACAACTCCTAGTTTACATGATTGACAATTCCAGGGAGGTCGGTGAAATTTGGATTTTTGAAGAAGTTATTTGGAGCTGAGATTAAAAACTGCCTCTCATCGAGTATTGTTCTCACTGTTCCGTATTGCACTTGCTATGTTCTGCTTCGTCTTTTTCTTTCAAGTACTAAAAAAGTGACATTCATTGGGGCATGGGCGTAGCACCAGTTTCTCGTGGAGATCAATATATCTAAATCTAGAGGTTTCCTAACTAGAGTAATGTGACCATATAGGGTAGATATCTATAGTGTTACAAAATTACACAATAGTAATGCAAATTTGCATGTGTCAGTTATAAGTTGCAGAAAAGACTAGCCTTAAGAAGATCTACACCAACTGGGTCCAGACGATGAACTTCCTGAGTCAAATCTCCAGTGGGGTAGTTTTGAAGATGTGCGTACTGCGACCACTTCGGCAGACTTGTTACTCCTGGCCATATAGCCTCATTAGGCGTCCCAAACAACCTGTTACCAAAAAAGTATAAAAAAATTATAATTATATGTCAAGAGTGAACAACAGATTCAGATATTTGTAAGTATTACTACCTAAAAATCTGGGGCATCACATCTGCCTCGGGCCCAGGGAACAGCTGCTTTGTGGTGACCAGCTCCGCTGTAATTTCATATGGTTGTCAACAACTTAATTTTGATTTTCAGTAACAATAATaaaacaagaaagagaattgtGAATGGTTGTCAACAACTTAATTCTAATTTCACTTAAGAGTaagaaggaagaaaaaactttCATACCAAAAATGCAGCCGACAGACCACATATCAGTTGCACGGGAGTAATTGCGTTCACCAAGGTAAAGCTCTGGACATTTATAGTTCACGAAGACCCACTACACAATATTCAACAACATTTCGTTCAAAAAACAACATAATAAATACGAGAGAAAAGACATACTATGTTGTATATATACTGACCCCTGCTGTGTGTTCCCTAACAACATGATCACAGTAGTCCCTACTTAAACCCAAGTCACCAAGCTTAAGTTCCAGCGTACTACTGTTCACAAGCAAATTGTTAGGCTTCAGATCGCGATGCAGAAGGCTCTCCTTATGGCACGCATGCACACCTTTGCATATCTGGTACATCAGAATCTAGAGACAAAAGAACCCGAAATGAATATGCATGCAAGTTGCAACAAATAACAGCTATGATGTGGTAATAGGATACTCTAGGTACCTTTACAGTACTGGCAGGAGTTGGATTCATTGGGTCATATCGTTGAATGAATCTTTCTAGATCCGACTCCATGAACTCCAATACTAAGAATGCAGCCTGGGATCTGCCCGTCTGGCCATCTAGTGTGAAGTCGTCGAGCAGAGTGACAACTTGTGGGCACGCCGACAGCTTCTTGAGATTGGCCACCTCACGAATGAAATGAGGATTCAGCCCATCCTGATCTCCAGGATAGAAAAGATGCTTAACTGCCACAATTTTGTTAGTGGCAATGTGCATCATTTTGTATACACGGCCAAAGGAGCCCCTCCCGAGTACTTCGATCATCTTGTACTGCGAGTTGTTCCCCATTGGGTTACCCTCGATCTCAATCTCCATTGGGTCCGACATGGATTGGCAACGCAAGACGCTTTTTCGATCTGGCTACTGTGTGGGAGAAGGGTAGCGTCGCGTAGGTGGGATGGTGACCGGATGGCCGGGCGGCGCGGTTTGGGCGGGACCGAAAGAGGGCGGGGTCGGCCAGGAGAGTGAGCAGGAAGGGCGCACACAGTATGTGTATCGGGGCGGCGCCGGTAGTGGACGGCGCCGGAACCCTACCCACTGGTGCCTATGCCAATCGCACGAAAGGTGGGCCGAAGGATATCAGAGTTTCTTCTTAGGGACTGGCAGGCAAGTAAGGGCGGTCCTAtatgccgacctggtcggtgtgtaCGATCCACCGCACACCCCAGCTCGGcacattgggccggcccagtttcaCTTTTTCTGTTTTTTCGTATTTTTTTTCATTTCTGCTGCTTCtatttatttcttttcttttttcaatCTGAACATTTTCTAAAACGAAAAAAAATCAAGAATCTGGCAATTTTATTTAGAAAACTCCAAATTTTGAATTTTGTTTGagattgaacatttttcaaatttcgatatttttaaaattttgaatttttttatagATTGCAAATTTTCAATATTGAACAATTTTTCATAATGAAAATTTTTCAAAAATCTGATAGCttcaaaatatgaacattttttttAACATTTGAAAAAAATTTGAGATAGAAGAATTTTAAGGAAatataaaaaaattgaaaaaaaacagATTTGACATTTTACAtttaaacaattttcaaatttgaacttttaaatttgaaaaatattAAATCTAAACTTtttgaatttgaaaaaaaaatgaaaggaaacaaaaaaaatagaaaaacaaacaaaaaagaaaggaaaagaaTAAACAGAAAACGAAAAGAAATACAAAAGGATGGAAATGGGTCGGGCCCTACCCTTCCAGGGTGTGCACCGACCTGGTCTATAGGATTTCCCAGCAAGTAAAAGTACATCGCTATGAGTAATCCTAGCCATCGGCCAGCCCGTCATGGCCTAGGGACGACCTAGCTACTAGCTAGGCATGATCCAATTCGTGCCAGGCTCGACAGGCCCGCGTGCCTCAAGGCCGGAAAGGCACGCCAAGGTAAATTTAAAGTCACTTCTTTCTCGTAGTATTTCTTTTAAGCATAAACTagtaaatttgcccgtgcgttgccacggattAGTTATTTATTAAATTATCACATGTTCTTGAAATAGAAAAAGGTCACCATAATGAATCACTTATAGTACATTGATTATTAGGAAAGCATTCTGATGGAGTTATCTTCAAAAGCATAATTGAGACAAATCGTTATATAATTCATGAAAAGATTGTGAATAATACATTTTCTTTAAGCattctatttttttaaaaaaaatctggaTATACCTCGTACTATTTTTTTGTACACACCGACATCATTTACACATTAACATATAATTATTGTTTGTCTAGATAAACTTTCTTCCACATCATAAATTCCCTGCATATTGTTGAACTGGATATTTCTGGAAAAAAATTATGAGCAATTTTTTAAGAGTATTGCAATTGTCCATAAAAATTAGAACAATGAACCAAGGCTTTCCGCACTGTAGCCCTCCTAATCCAGCTCCGAGGTCGCCATGCTCTGTCTTGCTCGCCAAGTCTGATTCCTCCCCTCAGTCTCGCCTTCGTCTCCCAACCTCTGTGGTTTTTCCTCTTTCCACCATCCGTCTATTTTTCATGATTTGAGCCAAGCTTGCCTCTTCGTTTTTCCTCTTTTTCTCCCAGGTTGTCTCTGATCCAGACAATGGTGTAGCTTCCAAGGCTGCTTGTTGATAATCCCAGATTCTTATGTTTATAAACTGGTGAGGAATCGGTATAGGTGATCAAGGTGGGACTATTTAACGCAAAAATCTATTGTATTTAGCTCAGGTTGGAAGCTCTAGCTTTAGGATGGGACGTACCTAGCGGGTTCTTTCTCGCCACCTATTTTTCGCTATTCTAGACACCTGTTCGGAGCAACTTGTTATGATGAACCGTTTTCTAACTAAACGGGGGTAATGTTTTGTAATTTGTACAAGAAATAGGGGTAAATACAAAATATACCAAAAAGGGGAGAAACCTTAATTATTTGTTATTTAATAATTATTTGTAGCTTGATTATGCCCCAAAATATTCAGCCTATTAATAATACTCATAGGGGTCCTTAATTTCTAGAACCAAAGTACTACATGCAATTACCATGCATAATGTAGTGTGTCTTCAATTTAACATTTGAAATTCTATAGTATTTTTTGTTTAAGTAGGCAAATTGCTTTGATTGTCGAAAAAATGTAGCCAACCATCATAATATTGGTACAGATTTAATTTATTACATGATCCCGAAGCACCAAACCAGTTTGATGGGGTGAATTCCTGAACTGATCTAGTATCAGTGCAATCAATCAATAGACCAAGTGCAAGCTACCGAATGATATTTTCA
Coding sequences within it:
- the LOC127343373 gene encoding cyclin-dependent kinase B2-1, whose protein sequence is MSDPMEIEIEGNPMGNNSQYKMIEVLGRGSFGRVYKMMHIATNKIVAVKHLFYPGDQDGLNPHFIREVANLKKLSACPQVVTLLDDFTLDGQTGRSQAAFLVLEFMESDLERFIQRYDPMNPTPASTVKILMYQICKGVHACHKESLLHRDLKPNNLLVNSSTLELKLGDLGLSRDYCDHVVREHTAGWVFVNYKCPELYLGERNYSRATDMWSVGCIFAELVTTKQLFPGPEADVMPQIFRLFGTPNEAIWPGVTSLPKWSQYAHLQNYPTGDLTQEVHRLDPVGVDLLKGMLQYDPKKRISAKSALEHPYFNDVDKRRY